One Alkalinema sp. FACHB-956 genomic region harbors:
- a CDS encoding DUF475 domain-containing protein has translation MLDFLDFPSHFSLQTLALLPVLVVLEAVLSADNAIALAALTQGLQDPKLERRALNIGLILAYVLRMSLILVASQVVNQWQFELAGALYLLWLVYQFFTSPEDEEGEHHGPRFQNLWQAIPVIAFTDLAFSLDSVTTAIAVAQDTWVILLGGTIGIIALRFMAGLFIKWLEEYTHLENAGYITVAFVGIRLLLRVVNDSLVPPEWIMVAAIAVLFAWGFSEKKHPAHGDLQPSVTEAGSTGGSTGNVSTESLPGEGLAKDLAQGLPNPEIEKVAIPGGTEKEPSETS, from the coding sequence ATGTTGGATTTTTTAGACTTTCCGTCGCATTTTAGTTTGCAAACACTAGCTTTACTACCCGTGTTGGTGGTGTTGGAAGCGGTTCTGTCTGCTGATAATGCGATCGCGCTTGCGGCTCTGACCCAAGGATTGCAGGATCCAAAGTTGGAACGTCGTGCCCTGAACATTGGTCTAATTTTGGCCTATGTGTTGCGGATGAGTTTGATTTTGGTGGCATCCCAGGTGGTGAACCAGTGGCAATTTGAACTGGCAGGGGCGCTGTATCTGTTGTGGTTGGTCTACCAATTTTTCACGTCCCCAGAGGATGAAGAGGGTGAGCACCATGGGCCACGCTTCCAAAATCTTTGGCAAGCGATCCCCGTGATTGCTTTTACGGATTTAGCCTTTTCCCTGGATAGCGTGACTACCGCGATCGCCGTTGCGCAAGATACTTGGGTGATTCTGCTGGGAGGTACGATCGGGATCATTGCCCTGCGCTTCATGGCGGGATTATTTATCAAGTGGCTGGAAGAATATACCCATCTGGAAAATGCAGGTTACATCACCGTAGCCTTTGTGGGGATTCGCCTATTGCTGCGGGTGGTGAATGACAGTTTAGTTCCCCCGGAATGGATTATGGTTGCCGCGATCGCAGTGCTATTCGCCTGGGGATTTTCGGAGAAAAAGCATCCAGCCCATGGAGATTTGCAGCCGTCAGTCACAGAGGCTGGATCTACAGGGGGATCTACGGGAAATGTATCTACGGAGAGTTTGCCTGGGGAAGGTCTTGCTAAGGATCTGGCTCAAGGGCTGCCCAATCCTGAAATTGAAAAGGTTGCGATCCCCGGTGGAACGGAGAAGGAACCTTCGGAAACTTCTTAG
- the speA gene encoding biosynthetic arginine decarboxylase, which yields MTGFAASSTEPQELTEQATQPLSQSTVSQSTVSQPTVSQPSAQTSSPSMAQPVALSTSLKSHPSVPEPQLPTNAEAWTIEDSEELYRIQGWGEPYFSINAAGHVVVSPKGMRGGSLDLFDLVNSLQQRNLELPLLIRFSDILEDRIERLNGCFAKAIARYSYPGVYKGVFPVKCNQQRHLVETLVKYGKPYQFGLEAGSKPELLIALASLNTPGALVICNGYKDREYIETAILAQKLGKTAIIVLEQLEEVACVIEASHRLGIKPIVGVRAKLSAKGIGRWGTSAGDRAKFGLTIPEVLTAVEQLREAGLLESLQLLHFHIGSQISAISVLKEAFREAGQIYVELARLGAPMRYIDVGGGLGVDYDGSKTNFHASKNYNMQNYANDVVAAMKDACTQANIPVPTIVSESGRAIASHQSVLVFDVLGSSDAPGMDVVDPVQESEHLIVRNLFETYESISLDNLQEAYNDATQFKEEAVSLFGFGYLSLPERARAERLYWSCCHKIQTLMHQLEFVPEELEDLEKIMASIYYINLSVFQSAPDSWAIDQLFPIMPIHRLTEEPTKRATLADLTCDSDGKIDQFIDLRDVKSVLELHQLQPEQPYYLGMFLNGAYQEIMGNLHNLFGDTNAVHIQLTPKGFTIEHVVKGDTMKEVLGYVQYDSEDLIESIRQQTEVAMEDGKISLQESQMLLQHYERCLSGYTYLSSL from the coding sequence ATGACAGGATTTGCGGCATCCTCCACTGAACCACAGGAACTGACAGAACAGGCGACTCAGCCACTGTCTCAATCGACCGTGTCTCAATCGACCGTGTCTCAACCGACCGTGTCTCAACCGAGTGCTCAAACTAGTTCCCCGTCCATGGCTCAACCTGTGGCTCTCTCCACTTCGCTAAAGTCCCACCCATCTGTGCCAGAACCGCAACTCCCAACAAATGCAGAGGCTTGGACGATCGAAGACAGTGAGGAACTCTATCGAATCCAGGGCTGGGGAGAGCCGTATTTTTCGATTAATGCCGCTGGCCATGTGGTGGTGTCGCCCAAGGGAATGCGGGGGGGATCGCTGGACTTATTTGACTTGGTTAATTCCTTACAGCAGCGGAATTTGGAATTGCCTTTACTCATTCGCTTTTCTGACATTTTGGAAGATCGAATTGAGCGACTCAACGGCTGCTTTGCTAAGGCGATCGCCCGGTATAGCTATCCCGGTGTGTACAAAGGTGTGTTTCCGGTGAAGTGCAACCAACAGCGCCACCTAGTGGAAACGTTGGTGAAGTATGGCAAGCCCTATCAATTTGGCCTGGAAGCGGGATCCAAGCCGGAACTCTTAATTGCCTTGGCTTCCTTGAATACGCCGGGAGCTTTGGTGATCTGTAACGGTTATAAGGATCGGGAATATATCGAAACCGCTATCTTGGCGCAAAAGCTGGGTAAAACGGCCATTATCGTGCTGGAACAGTTGGAAGAAGTGGCCTGCGTAATTGAAGCTAGCCACAGGCTGGGGATCAAGCCGATCGTCGGCGTGCGGGCCAAACTGAGTGCGAAGGGGATTGGGCGTTGGGGCACCTCGGCGGGCGATCGGGCCAAATTTGGCTTAACGATCCCGGAAGTGTTAACCGCCGTGGAACAGTTGCGGGAAGCGGGGTTACTGGAATCGTTGCAACTGCTGCATTTCCACATTGGCTCCCAGATTTCAGCGATTAGTGTCCTGAAGGAAGCCTTTCGGGAAGCGGGGCAGATCTATGTGGAACTGGCGCGTTTGGGGGCACCAATGCGTTACATCGATGTGGGCGGTGGCCTCGGGGTGGATTACGACGGCTCCAAGACGAACTTCCACGCCTCCAAAAACTACAACATGCAGAACTATGCCAATGACGTAGTGGCGGCCATGAAGGATGCCTGCACCCAAGCGAATATTCCAGTTCCAACGATCGTCAGTGAAAGTGGCCGTGCGATCGCCTCCCATCAATCGGTACTGGTGTTTGATGTGCTGGGATCCAGTGATGCTCCGGGCATGGACGTTGTCGATCCGGTGCAAGAAAGTGAACATTTAATCGTTCGCAACTTGTTTGAAACCTACGAATCCATTTCCCTAGACAACTTGCAAGAAGCCTACAACGACGCCACCCAGTTCAAAGAAGAGGCGGTGAGTCTGTTTGGCTTTGGCTACCTCAGTTTGCCGGAACGGGCGCGGGCGGAACGGCTGTATTGGTCCTGCTGTCATAAGATTCAAACTCTGATGCACCAGTTGGAGTTTGTGCCGGAGGAGTTGGAAGACCTGGAAAAAATTATGGCTTCCATCTACTACATCAATCTGTCTGTGTTCCAATCGGCCCCGGATAGTTGGGCGATCGATCAACTGTTTCCCATCATGCCGATCCACCGCTTGACGGAGGAACCGACTAAACGGGCAACGTTGGCGGATTTGACCTGTGATAGCGATGGCAAGATTGACCAATTTATTGATCTGCGGGATGTGAAGTCGGTGTTGGAACTTCACCAGTTGCAACCGGAGCAGCCCTATTACCTAGGCATGTTCCTGAACGGAGCCTACCAGGAAATCATGGGTAACCTGCACAACCTGTTTGGGGATACGAACGCGGTGCATATCCAACTCACCCCTAAGGGGTTCACGATCGAGCATGTGGTGAAGGGTGACACGATGAAGGAGGTGTTGGGCTATGTGCAGTACGACAGTGAGGATCTGATTGAAAGTATCCGCCAGCAAACGGAGGTGGCGATGGAAGATGGCAAGATTTCCCTTCAGGAATCGCAAATGCTGTTGCAGCATTATGAGCGGTGTTTGAGTGGGTATACCTATTTGTCTTCGTTGTAG
- a CDS encoding ATP-binding protein — MTESGKHPFFQLTSMPIRDHRGYPPALVIRETATDRNSSPLCGLEATPPEAPSPNSGSLPDTCSRSAGCCSASADLIHQEKMSSTSQVVAGISHEINNPVNFIAGNLKYAEDYVSQLIDLIECYRHHYPEPVPEIQARLDDLDLDFVVADIQKLQTSMRVGADRMSQVVQSLRTFSRQDETEWKATDLHAGLDSTIMLLQHRLAAQYERPAIRLVKAYGEIPAVPCCASELNQAFMHLLCNAIEAIEQVLNTAESAPMADYDPEIRIRTHLDSNGAVSICITDNGCGIPAEAQTQIFNPFWTTKPAGKGSGMGLAISQQIVTERHRGTLKYQFRPNQGTQFIITLPIAQLSAQSDSEPAH; from the coding sequence ATGACTGAATCTGGGAAGCACCCTTTTTTTCAACTCACATCCATGCCTATCCGAGATCACAGAGGGTATCCTCCTGCCCTTGTCATCCGAGAAACAGCCACCGATCGCAACAGCTCTCCCCTGTGCGGTTTGGAGGCCACTCCCCCTGAGGCTCCCTCACCGAATTCTGGATCCTTGCCTGATACTTGCTCTAGAAGTGCAGGCTGTTGCAGTGCATCTGCTGACCTGATCCATCAAGAAAAAATGTCCAGCACCAGTCAGGTGGTTGCGGGGATCTCCCATGAAATTAACAATCCAGTGAATTTCATTGCCGGTAATTTAAAGTATGCCGAGGATTATGTCAGTCAATTGATTGACTTGATTGAATGCTATCGCCATCACTATCCTGAGCCTGTACCTGAAATCCAAGCGCGCTTGGACGATCTAGATCTCGACTTCGTTGTTGCTGATATCCAGAAGTTACAAACTTCTATGCGGGTTGGAGCCGATCGCATGAGCCAAGTGGTACAGTCGCTCCGTACCTTTTCCCGCCAAGACGAAACTGAATGGAAGGCAACGGATCTCCATGCGGGCCTAGATAGTACGATCATGCTGCTCCAACATCGGCTGGCGGCCCAGTATGAACGTCCAGCGATTCGGCTGGTCAAAGCCTACGGCGAAATTCCTGCGGTGCCATGCTGTGCCAGTGAACTCAATCAAGCTTTTATGCACCTGCTGTGTAACGCGATCGAGGCGATCGAACAGGTGTTGAATACCGCAGAATCCGCTCCAATGGCAGATTACGACCCAGAAATTCGCATTCGAACCCATCTGGACAGTAATGGCGCTGTGTCTATCTGCATTACCGACAATGGTTGTGGGATTCCCGCCGAGGCTCAGACCCAGATTTTTAATCCCTTTTGGACAACCAAGCCTGCGGGGAAAGGCAGTGGGATGGGACTTGCTATTAGCCAACAAATTGTCACCGAACGACATCGGGGGACTTTAAAGTACCAATTTAGGCCCAACCAAGGTACCCAGTTCATCATCACACTCCCGATCGCTCAGCTATCAGCGCAGAGCGACTCAGAACCCGCTCATTAG
- the coaBC gene encoding bifunctional phosphopantothenoylcysteine decarboxylase/phosphopantothenate--cysteine ligase CoaBC: protein MLAGKHILIGIGGGIAAYKACQVVSHLAQAGAEVRVILTEAAQQFVTPLTFATLSRHPAYTDRDFWQPNQGRPLHIELGEWADLFVLMPLTANTLGKLTYGLADNLLTNTVLASTCPVLLAPAMNTDMWEQRAVQRNWQQLFQDPRYHAANPGAGLLACDRVGMGRMAEPEELLPQIQSLLYTRGRCDLSGKRILISAGGTREFLDPVRFLGNPSTGKMGAALALAALHRGAQVTFVYGSGTVNLVLLKSAKVLVTPSAAEMEAVMQQELPQADWIILCAAVADMKPAEYRDYKLPKAELPKAIPTIAVPDIAAGLAQRKQPQQRLIGFAAQTGDYVTPALEKLHRKGLDAIVANPIDQPNSGFGTDQNQAVICDRSGHQVAIEPCSKLEMAHKVFDFLQAGKV, encoded by the coding sequence ATGCTGGCTGGAAAGCATATTCTCATTGGTATTGGTGGCGGGATTGCTGCCTACAAAGCTTGCCAAGTTGTTTCTCATTTAGCCCAAGCTGGGGCAGAGGTGCGCGTCATCCTCACCGAAGCAGCCCAGCAGTTTGTCACGCCCCTCACTTTTGCCACCCTGAGCCGCCATCCCGCCTATACCGATCGCGACTTCTGGCAACCCAACCAGGGCCGCCCCTTACATATCGAATTGGGCGAGTGGGCCGATCTGTTTGTCCTGATGCCGCTGACGGCCAATACCTTGGGCAAGCTCACCTACGGACTGGCGGATAACTTACTGACCAATACCGTTTTGGCCTCGACCTGTCCTGTGCTGCTGGCTCCGGCGATGAATACGGATATGTGGGAACAACGGGCAGTCCAACGCAACTGGCAGCAACTCTTCCAAGATCCCCGCTACCATGCCGCCAATCCGGGGGCGGGACTGCTGGCCTGCGATCGGGTGGGCATGGGGCGCATGGCGGAACCGGAGGAACTGTTACCCCAGATCCAATCCTTGCTGTATACCCGAGGTCGGTGCGATTTATCGGGTAAGCGAATTTTAATCAGTGCAGGGGGGACGCGGGAATTCCTCGATCCCGTCAGGTTCTTGGGAAATCCTTCCACGGGAAAAATGGGAGCCGCCTTAGCCTTGGCCGCCCTCCATCGCGGTGCCCAGGTCACCTTTGTCTACGGTTCCGGCACGGTCAATCTGGTGTTGCTGAAATCGGCCAAGGTGTTAGTGACGCCCTCCGCAGCAGAAATGGAAGCCGTCATGCAGCAGGAACTGCCCCAGGCCGATTGGATTATTCTTTGTGCAGCGGTTGCTGATATGAAACCTGCGGAGTACCGAGATTACAAACTCCCCAAGGCCGAGTTACCCAAGGCCATTCCCACGATCGCAGTACCGGACATTGCCGCCGGGTTAGCCCAACGGAAACAACCCCAGCAACGCCTGATCGGCTTTGCGGCTCAGACGGGAGATTACGTCACCCCCGCCTTGGAAAAATTGCACCGCAAAGGACTCGACGCGATCGTCGCCAACCCGATCGATCAACCCAATAGCGGCTTTGGCACAGACCAAAATCAAGCCGTCATCTGCGATCGATCGGGCCACCAAGTCGCGATCGAACCGTGCAGCAAATTAGAAATGGCCCACAAAGTTTTCGATTTCCTGCAAGCAGGCAAAGTCTGA
- the ndk gene encoding nucleoside-diphosphate kinase, with amino-acid sequence MERTFVAVKPDGVQRGLVSEIIGRFEKKGFKLVGLKLMSVSKELAESHYDVHRERPFFAGLVEFITSGPIVAIVLEGDGVVAAARKIIGATNPLTAEPGTLRGDFGVNIGRNIIHGSDAIETAQREIALWFKEEELVSWTPTISPWLYE; translated from the coding sequence ATGGAAAGAACATTTGTCGCGGTTAAACCCGATGGCGTACAACGCGGCCTCGTGTCGGAAATTATCGGTCGCTTTGAAAAAAAAGGATTTAAGCTCGTTGGGCTCAAGCTGATGAGCGTCAGCAAGGAACTGGCAGAAAGTCACTATGATGTGCACAGAGAGCGCCCCTTCTTTGCAGGCTTAGTCGAATTCATCACCTCTGGCCCGATCGTAGCGATCGTGTTGGAAGGGGATGGCGTTGTTGCAGCGGCTCGGAAGATCATTGGTGCCACCAACCCCTTGACGGCTGAACCGGGTACCCTTCGTGGGGACTTTGGGGTCAACATTGGCCGTAACATCATCCACGGTTCCGACGCGATCGAAACCGCTCAGCGGGAAATCGCCCTGTGGTTTAAGGAAGAAGAACTGGTTTCCTGGACACCTACCATTTCGCCTTGGTTGTATGAATAG
- a CDS encoding sodium:proton antiporter, whose product MSTPLQLTLQIIFTVLAGISAQVLAEFLKIPGIVLLLLFGIALGPSGLSIIHPSSLGDGLEVIVALLVAIILFEGGFNLRLQDIDRVSSSLRNLVTLGTLITLLGGGMAAHWLGEFPWSISFLYASLVVVTGPTVINSLLKQVEVDRQVSTLLEGEGVLIDPVGAILSVVVLNVVLSGGNPEPLVVLNDLLLRVGIGAAIGVSGGWLMGVLLKQATFLSEELKTLVVLAGVWGWFGLAQLLRSEAGLMAAVTSGIVLRALEVPQERLLKRFKSQLTVLSVSVLFILLSADLSIAGVFALGWGGVFTVLALMFIVRPIGIWLCTWQDDLNWRQKLFMSWIAPRGIVSASVASLFSILLTQGGINGGDSVKALVFLTIILTVFLQSLTAQPIAKLLGITSQEVTGAVIVGSHPLSALLARFFLERGETVTVIDTAPDPTLFPPQENLKLLTSTALDTAVLEEAGLAAIGTFLAMTDNGEVNAVLAQRAAEEFQPPRVLAVFPREGTTANGQVSQAFSTQASLKTWNEYLQNDAVRLGETILHEGDFEGQRLRLLKLIGQGELLPLLLDRKACLQVIPAELEFKVGDRITYLLHDPRPKLLKRLSGATQPRLMVEKLPDVEGSIQSA is encoded by the coding sequence ATGAGTACCCCGCTCCAGCTAACCCTGCAAATCATCTTTACAGTCCTCGCAGGGATTAGCGCTCAGGTACTGGCAGAATTTCTCAAAATTCCAGGGATTGTTCTCTTACTGCTCTTTGGGATCGCCCTCGGGCCGAGTGGGCTTAGCATCATTCACCCCAGCAGCCTCGGGGATGGCCTAGAGGTGATTGTTGCGTTGCTAGTCGCCATCATCCTGTTCGAAGGGGGGTTTAACCTGCGATTGCAGGATATCGATCGGGTTTCCAGCAGCCTGCGGAATTTAGTCACCTTGGGGACTCTCATTACCCTCCTGGGGGGAGGCATGGCGGCTCACTGGCTGGGCGAGTTTCCTTGGTCGATTTCTTTTCTCTATGCCTCACTGGTCGTAGTGACTGGGCCGACGGTGATTAACTCGCTCCTGAAACAGGTGGAAGTCGATCGCCAGGTGTCTACATTGCTGGAAGGGGAAGGGGTCTTAATTGATCCCGTCGGGGCGATCCTGTCCGTCGTGGTGCTGAATGTGGTGCTAAGCGGCGGCAATCCAGAGCCCTTGGTGGTTTTGAATGATTTACTGCTGCGGGTGGGGATTGGAGCGGCGATCGGGGTCTCTGGAGGCTGGCTGATGGGGGTTCTCCTCAAGCAAGCAACCTTTTTATCAGAGGAACTCAAAACCCTAGTGGTTTTAGCAGGGGTCTGGGGCTGGTTTGGGTTAGCCCAGTTGCTGCGGAGTGAAGCGGGCCTGATGGCAGCGGTGACTTCAGGGATCGTCTTGCGGGCCTTAGAGGTACCCCAGGAAAGACTGCTCAAACGCTTCAAAAGCCAGCTTACGGTGCTGTCTGTTTCAGTCTTATTTATTCTACTGTCAGCCGATTTATCGATCGCGGGGGTCTTTGCCCTGGGTTGGGGCGGCGTCTTCACCGTGTTGGCGCTGATGTTTATTGTCCGTCCGATCGGCATTTGGCTCTGCACCTGGCAGGATGACCTGAACTGGCGGCAAAAATTGTTTATGTCCTGGATTGCCCCTCGGGGAATTGTTTCGGCGTCTGTGGCCTCCCTATTTTCCATCCTGCTGACCCAAGGGGGGATTAATGGGGGGGACTCGGTCAAAGCCTTAGTATTTTTGACCATCATCCTCACTGTATTTTTGCAGTCCCTCACCGCTCAACCAATCGCGAAGCTGTTGGGGATCACGTCTCAGGAAGTGACAGGCGCGGTCATTGTGGGTAGTCATCCCCTCAGTGCATTGTTGGCTCGATTTTTTCTAGAACGGGGAGAAACTGTCACTGTAATTGATACAGCCCCGGATCCGACGCTCTTCCCTCCGCAGGAGAATCTGAAACTCTTAACCAGCACAGCCTTGGATACCGCAGTGTTGGAAGAAGCGGGGCTAGCGGCGATCGGGACTTTTTTAGCCATGACCGACAATGGTGAAGTCAATGCTGTATTGGCACAACGGGCAGCGGAGGAATTTCAGCCCCCCCGGGTTTTAGCGGTCTTTCCCCGCGAGGGCACAACCGCCAATGGTCAGGTCAGCCAAGCCTTTTCAACCCAGGCATCCTTGAAAACTTGGAATGAGTACCTGCAAAACGATGCCGTTCGTTTAGGCGAAACTATCCTCCACGAAGGCGATTTCGAGGGGCAACGGCTGCGGCTACTGAAGTTGATTGGCCAAGGAGAATTGCTGCCTCTCCTGCTCGATCGCAAAGCCTGTCTGCAAGTCATCCCTGCGGAACTGGAGTTTAAGGTGGGCGATCGCATCACTTACTTGTTGCACGATCCCCGCCCTAAATTACTCAAACGCCTCTCAGGTGCCACCCAACCTCGCCTCATGGTGGAAAAACTACCGGACGTGGAAGGGAGTATCCAATCGGCTTAA
- a CDS encoding MltA domain-containing protein — MSQRQSYKKQRSQGCRILAILGGLTIAPALSPWSLLAQTAPQPSPAPTTYPSSLPAGNHSSLGSSRPTASPKTTASPKPTASPKPTMTPAPSPVPLRRTQEVPAEASLDSLLAEKPIMSQVPGLIRSIDHSLRYLQSDASAADYLRLRIPGITRDRVKRSLQRFRALLLAAETPQQLQASVRKEFEFYTTVGKDGQGTVDFTGYFEPVYPASRTPTAEFRYPIYQRPRTFAQWPKPHPSRAELEGKDGLQGSKGLLKGSELVWLRDRLDAFLIQVQGSAQLRFADGSKMTIGYAGHTQHPYVGIGRELVKDGKLKLEELSLPKVVAYFQQRPEALDEYLPRNQRFVFFKNTEGSPALGSLGVPVTAERSIATDKKLMPPGALAIIQTQLPNAKLQQESVSRFVLDQDTGGAIIGPGRVDIFMGTGDGARDRAGLIHSTGKLYYLLLKDDRKGR; from the coding sequence GTGAGTCAGCGTCAGAGCTATAAGAAGCAACGCAGCCAGGGATGTCGCATCCTAGCAATCCTGGGAGGGCTCACGATCGCCCCTGCCCTCAGTCCATGGAGTCTCCTCGCCCAAACGGCTCCCCAGCCCTCTCCCGCACCTACGACGTATCCATCGTCCCTTCCCGCTGGAAATCATTCCTCCCTTGGATCGTCCCGACCGACAGCGTCTCCCAAGACCACAGCGTCTCCTAAACCGACAGCGTCTCCCAAACCGACAATGACGCCAGCGCCTAGCCCAGTTCCGCTCCGTCGGACACAAGAGGTCCCTGCGGAAGCGAGTCTGGATTCTCTACTGGCGGAAAAGCCAATCATGAGTCAGGTGCCTGGATTAATCCGATCGATCGATCACAGTTTGCGCTATCTCCAGTCCGATGCCTCAGCGGCAGACTATTTGCGGCTTCGGATTCCAGGAATTACGCGCGATCGGGTCAAGCGGAGTCTCCAACGTTTCCGCGCGTTGTTACTGGCCGCCGAGACGCCACAACAACTGCAAGCCAGTGTCCGCAAAGAATTTGAGTTCTACACCACCGTAGGCAAGGATGGTCAGGGCACCGTCGATTTTACGGGGTACTTTGAACCTGTCTATCCCGCAAGCCGTACCCCCACAGCAGAATTTCGGTATCCGATTTATCAACGCCCGCGCACCTTTGCCCAATGGCCCAAGCCCCACCCCAGCCGCGCTGAACTAGAAGGGAAGGATGGACTACAAGGTAGCAAGGGTTTGTTGAAAGGCTCAGAATTGGTGTGGCTGAGAGATCGCCTAGATGCGTTTTTAATCCAAGTGCAGGGATCAGCCCAACTGCGCTTTGCCGATGGCTCGAAGATGACGATCGGCTATGCCGGCCATACCCAGCACCCCTACGTGGGCATTGGGCGTGAATTGGTCAAGGACGGCAAACTGAAGCTCGAAGAACTCAGTCTCCCTAAGGTGGTTGCATACTTTCAGCAACGCCCGGAGGCCCTGGATGAGTATCTGCCCCGGAACCAACGATTCGTCTTTTTCAAAAACACAGAGGGATCCCCCGCCTTGGGCAGCCTTGGCGTTCCAGTGACGGCAGAACGATCGATCGCGACCGATAAAAAGTTGATGCCCCCCGGCGCGCTGGCGATTATCCAAACGCAATTGCCGAACGCGAAACTACAACAAGAATCTGTGAGTCGATTTGTCCTGGATCAAGATACGGGTGGGGCGATTATCGGCCCAGGGCGGGTGGATATTTTTATGGGTACGGGAGATGGGGCGCGCGATCGGGCCGGACTGATTCACTCGACCGGCAAGCTTTACTATCTTCTGCTCAAAGACGATCGCAAAGGACGATAA
- a CDS encoding DUF2555 domain-containing protein codes for MATVNFETMDVTQLTEEDVAELAVRLEQDDYESVFDCLNDWHLMRAIAFQKPELVEPYMYLLDLEAFDES; via the coding sequence ATGGCGACGGTCAATTTCGAAACAATGGATGTCACCCAGTTGACAGAAGAAGATGTAGCAGAACTGGCAGTGCGACTGGAACAGGATGATTACGAAAGTGTGTTTGATTGCCTGAATGATTGGCATCTCATGCGCGCGATCGCCTTCCAAAAACCGGAGCTAGTGGAACCCTATATGTATTTGCTGGATCTGGAAGCCTTTGATGAGTCCTAG
- the psaM gene encoding photosystem I reaction center subunit XII, whose amino-acid sequence MAMSESQVLMALFIALIPGILAFRLSTELYKN is encoded by the coding sequence ATAGCAATGTCTGAATCTCAAGTATTGATGGCACTGTTCATTGCCTTGATCCCCGGTATCTTGGCATTCCGCCTCTCTACTGAACTCTATAAAAACTAA